From Candidatus Eremiobacterota bacterium, one genomic window encodes:
- the recQ gene encoding DNA helicase RecQ, which translates to MPSPLETSTVLKEEHGLDALLRRSFGFAVFRPLQREIITDSLGGRDVIALLPTGGGKSLCYQLRALATEGLTVVISPLIALMKDQVDALTELGVPATFLNSSLTAEESRKRWAKLHRGRFKILYLAPERLKGMLPRLAEWNLAFAAIDEAHCISEWGHDFRPDYRELSALRGSFPQVPLMALTATATARVREDIARFLALSEPAQYVASFNRPNLSYRVIARHEPLKQVLQVLESHRNESGIIYCLSRKQTEELAASLERRGIRARAYHAGLEAEERTRRQEQFIHDEVSVMVATIAFGMGIDKPDVRFVVHHDMPKNLESYYQETGRAGRDGLPGECVLLYSAGDYAKQMSFIDQVSDPDEREIARIQLGRMLGFAESSTCRRIELLRYFGEIFRNGDGDVLYECGACDNCLTPRESFNGSVEAQKILSCVVRIRQMSGFSTGLQHVVDVLCGADTEKIRRWEHHNLSTYGIGRETSRTEWLFYAHELIKLGLLSLTGEKFKVAGITEKGRQFLRSKEEILLRRPLTSARLTAEQRKIQRARTGEREVDRTLLGKLKALRLAIARKRGIPPFMIFSDKTLQEMAAMCPSTLSELRQVSGVGERKLAAYGEAFLQVLC; encoded by the coding sequence ATGCCGTCTCCACTTGAAACAAGCACTGTCCTCAAGGAGGAGCATGGCCTTGATGCTTTGCTCAGGCGCTCCTTCGGCTTTGCTGTTTTCCGGCCGCTTCAGCGTGAAATCATCACCGACAGCCTGGGCGGGCGCGATGTCATCGCCCTTCTCCCCACCGGCGGGGGCAAGTCGCTCTGCTACCAGCTTCGGGCGCTTGCCACAGAGGGCCTTACCGTGGTGATCTCGCCTCTCATCGCCCTGATGAAAGACCAGGTGGATGCCCTCACCGAGCTCGGCGTGCCTGCCACATTCCTGAACTCATCCCTTACTGCTGAAGAGTCCCGGAAGCGATGGGCAAAGCTCCACCGGGGCCGCTTCAAAATACTGTACCTTGCCCCTGAGCGCCTTAAAGGAATGCTTCCCCGCCTGGCAGAGTGGAATCTCGCCTTTGCAGCAATAGACGAAGCCCACTGCATCTCCGAGTGGGGCCATGACTTCAGGCCTGATTACAGGGAGCTCTCGGCTCTCCGCGGCAGCTTCCCCCAGGTGCCTCTCATGGCTCTCACTGCCACTGCAACCGCCAGAGTGCGCGAGGATATAGCGCGATTCCTCGCCTTATCGGAGCCTGCGCAGTATGTGGCCAGCTTCAACCGCCCCAACCTCTCATACCGCGTCATCGCCCGCCACGAGCCATTGAAACAGGTGCTGCAGGTCCTGGAATCCCACAGAAATGAGAGCGGCATCATTTACTGCCTTTCGCGCAAGCAGACCGAGGAGCTCGCCGCTTCACTTGAGCGCCGGGGTATCCGGGCCCGGGCCTACCATGCAGGCCTTGAAGCAGAAGAGCGCACAAGGCGCCAGGAACAGTTCATCCATGACGAGGTCTCCGTGATGGTGGCGACCATTGCCTTCGGAATGGGCATCGACAAGCCCGATGTCCGCTTCGTGGTCCATCACGATATGCCCAAAAATCTCGAGAGCTATTACCAGGAGACAGGGCGCGCAGGCCGCGACGGCCTCCCCGGCGAATGTGTGCTCCTTTACTCTGCCGGCGACTATGCGAAACAGATGAGCTTCATAGACCAGGTCAGTGATCCGGATGAGCGGGAGATAGCCCGCATTCAGCTCGGCCGCATGCTCGGGTTCGCAGAAAGCAGCACCTGCAGGCGCATAGAGCTCCTGCGCTATTTTGGCGAAATATTCAGGAATGGCGACGGAGACGTGCTTTATGAGTGCGGTGCCTGCGACAACTGCCTGACTCCCCGGGAGAGTTTCAACGGCAGTGTTGAGGCGCAGAAAATCCTCTCCTGCGTGGTGCGCATCAGGCAGATGAGCGGGTTCTCCACGGGCCTCCAGCACGTAGTGGACGTGCTCTGCGGAGCCGACACCGAGAAGATCCGCCGCTGGGAGCACCACAACCTGAGCACTTACGGCATCGGCAGGGAAACCAGCCGGACCGAGTGGCTCTTTTACGCACACGAGCTCATCAAGCTGGGGCTTCTCTCTCTTACCGGCGAGAAGTTCAAGGTGGCCGGGATCACCGAGAAAGGGAGACAGTTCCTCAGGTCAAAGGAGGAGATACTGCTCAGGAGACCCCTTACCAGCGCACGCCTCACCGCAGAACAGAGGAAAATCCAGCGTGCCCGCACGGGCGAGCGAGAGGTTGACCGCACCCTTCTGGGAAAACTGAAGGCCCTCAGGCTTGCCATAGCGAGGAAGCGGGGCATCCCCCCCTTCATGATATTTTCGGATAAGACTCTTCAGGAGATGGCTGCAATGTGCCCTTCCACACTGAGCGAGCTGAGGCAGGTGAGCGGCGTGGGCGAGCGCAAGCTGGCGGCGTACGGAGAGGCTTTCCTGCAGGTGTTATGTTGA
- a CDS encoding ankyrin repeat domain-containing protein: MGSFSPASCLSILGGLLVIYIAKKLCLTPISCLSVLGVLILLLAAVFVYSFVIQPLLWKNSPRSKFLDALHDDDMEMLKKLVERNPGLVRQKDELGVPLIHYTAYWGNFPALEYLVSRGANIHTKGVGRETLLHIASMKGNLPMIKFLVERGADITKPDEFGQTAIERAAFGGKESVEYLLSRGASVNERTRSGRTPLHSAINKGDMAAARLLIARGADVNAKDNEGRTPLHLSSNFGISGFLVSMGADVNACDGNGHTPLHRALDMRLLNMADLLLKSGASITPAEELLYAVMRGDKAKTGQLLSEHPRLAASMGRGTRGWTVLHEAASRGNAEIAELIIAGGADVNARDDNGLTPLHEASSRRNRALVELLLAHGSFINARTEVFDEREHGMHGGETALHMAALNGDRELFDLLAARGADTSLKDANGNRAEALFRKWSG, encoded by the coding sequence ATGGGCTCCTTCTCACCTGCCTCGTGCCTTTCGATCCTCGGAGGGCTCCTTGTGATATATATTGCAAAAAAACTATGCTTGACCCCGATCTCGTGCCTCTCTGTTCTTGGTGTGCTCATTTTGCTGCTCGCGGCAGTCTTCGTTTATTCTTTTGTCATCCAGCCCCTCCTCTGGAAGAACAGCCCCCGATCAAAATTTCTTGATGCCCTCCACGACGATGACATGGAGATGCTGAAAAAGCTGGTGGAGCGCAATCCCGGCCTTGTGCGCCAGAAAGACGAGCTCGGCGTGCCTCTTATCCATTACACCGCATACTGGGGTAATTTTCCGGCCCTGGAGTATCTTGTGTCGCGCGGCGCCAATATCCACACCAAAGGAGTGGGCCGGGAGACGCTCCTCCATATAGCGTCAATGAAAGGGAACCTCCCCATGATCAAATTTCTCGTAGAGAGGGGCGCCGACATCACAAAGCCCGATGAATTCGGCCAGACGGCAATTGAAAGGGCCGCCTTCGGGGGAAAAGAGTCCGTGGAATACCTGCTCTCCCGCGGCGCTTCAGTCAACGAGAGGACCCGCTCGGGCAGAACGCCTTTACATAGCGCGATAAACAAGGGAGACATGGCAGCAGCGAGACTTCTCATCGCCCGGGGAGCCGATGTCAATGCAAAGGATAATGAGGGCAGAACGCCTCTCCACCTCTCGAGCAACTTCGGGATATCGGGCTTTCTTGTCTCAATGGGCGCTGACGTCAATGCCTGCGACGGGAACGGTCATACCCCCCTCCACAGAGCTCTTGACATGAGACTTCTCAATATGGCGGATCTGCTCCTGAAAAGCGGCGCCTCCATCACTCCGGCGGAAGAGCTCCTTTACGCGGTAATGCGCGGTGACAAAGCGAAGACCGGGCAGCTGCTCAGTGAGCATCCCCGCCTTGCTGCATCTATGGGAAGAGGCACGAGAGGATGGACGGTGCTCCACGAAGCGGCCTCCAGGGGGAATGCCGAGATAGCCGAGCTTATTATCGCCGGCGGTGCCGATGTGAATGCCCGCGACGACAACGGCCTCACCCCGCTCCATGAAGCCTCCAGCCGCAGGAACAGGGCACTGGTGGAGCTTCTGCTTGCTCACGGCTCCTTTATCAATGCAAGGACAGAAGTCTTTGACGAGCGGGAGCACGGTATGCACGGGGGCGAGACAGCCCTCCATATGGCAGCGCTCAACGGAGACAGGGAGCTTTTCGATCTGCTTGCAGCCCGCGGGGCCGACACTTCTCTGAAGGACGCCAACGGGAACAGGGCGGAAGCATTGTTCAGGAAATGGTCGGGATGA
- a CDS encoding L-2-amino-thiazoline-4-carboxylic acid hydrolase, with translation MNIDAAKKEIREAHKLRAVMYHYLLEEMERAFGAEEAREVFKKATFRKGRDVRKQYEDFLTRGDFHGLARHFVKASAAEGELFSPAIESADGEKAVLTMAGCPLVEAWKELGLAPPRIKVLCEVAAAIDYGTFESEKTSLSFSSRIGAGDPCCRLTVAKK, from the coding sequence ATGAACATCGATGCTGCAAAGAAAGAGATACGGGAAGCCCACAAGCTGAGGGCGGTGATGTACCACTACCTGCTCGAGGAGATGGAAAGGGCCTTCGGCGCAGAGGAGGCCCGGGAAGTATTCAAAAAAGCCACTTTCCGCAAGGGAAGGGACGTGAGAAAGCAGTATGAGGACTTTCTCACCAGGGGCGATTTTCACGGCCTTGCAAGGCATTTCGTGAAAGCCTCGGCCGCCGAAGGGGAGCTCTTCTCTCCCGCCATCGAGTCTGCTGACGGCGAAAAAGCCGTGCTCACCATGGCAGGCTGCCCTCTTGTGGAAGCCTGGAAGGAGCTGGGACTCGCGCCGCCAAGGATCAAAGTCCTCTGCGAGGTGGCGGCGGCGATAGACTACGGCACCTTCGAGTCGGAGAAGACTTCGCTTTCTTTCAGCAGCAGGATAGGCGCAGGCGATCCATGCTGCCGCCTCACCGTGGCGAAGAAGTAA
- a CDS encoding FHIPEP family type III secretion protein: MKDTPREDSEARTWHPPPKWLELLSLILFLSPFLFMVLYSLPPGWIDILIGSALGMSFLLFVVAFFVKDNHSFAIFPTAALILTLFRMALYIASLRAVIWKGMAGASPGVVISAFSAPEAAAGLLPGLMALALLIFIELFIIARLKDKLPLIEEYMKSFLPPGKPNPPPDFWLTEEERRQKYREVDFAGALDGTARFITFDAWLTVLLTAAALPLGFHIGRTAGFAPDAALLKIVSLCAGTGQAALYSALFVGLAWASVFTRAPYGKDEENGNNRNISIAVYALAVMLCLSGVIMLLVKGSFPWFPFFTTSGALVLMGRLYPLNPFVTLKELAGIPANLRRKKDLREPEKPLPPLSLELGKGNQAWFRRDTFMKCLEPYARELETELGSTMPPVSFSEGRFGEKEYIIAVTDGRKQTFAREFWEVLPGRLLATGRDCDLAGLEGIEACEPLYCRPALWIEESAREKAESQGCIVMDPHAVIAQHLAGLIRKSFSFLLTLKEVEARLKRLRREKYPVGDLIPRRLTREKLHSILQDLLRERLPIGDLKAVLAAIKGAASEGHDLPELTEALRAELAGQLCLKRSDSDGALKVITLASELEKKLLLASTDFAGEKKDELFQGVSMGIKLVYLEWLSAGAAPLLLVSPPVRSLVRKITAQPPADPPLFCCVNPMRLTIAAKKADPWCPDLTVISSSDVPRDVKLSVIADMNIEDPS, from the coding sequence TTGAAGGACACGCCCCGCGAGGATTCTGAGGCGAGGACATGGCACCCTCCGCCGAAATGGCTTGAGCTGCTCTCTCTCATTCTGTTCCTGTCTCCCTTCCTTTTCATGGTGCTCTATTCCCTGCCCCCCGGGTGGATAGATATTCTGATTGGCTCAGCCCTGGGGATGTCTTTCCTGCTTTTCGTCGTCGCCTTTTTTGTCAAAGACAACCATTCTTTCGCAATCTTTCCCACCGCAGCGCTTATTCTGACCCTTTTCCGCATGGCCCTGTACATCGCCTCCCTGAGAGCCGTCATCTGGAAGGGGATGGCCGGCGCCTCACCGGGCGTCGTGATTTCAGCCTTCAGCGCTCCTGAGGCGGCCGCAGGTCTCCTCCCCGGCCTTATGGCGCTCGCCCTGCTCATTTTCATCGAGCTTTTCATCATTGCCCGCCTGAAAGATAAGCTCCCTCTCATAGAGGAATATATGAAATCCTTCCTCCCACCGGGCAAGCCGAATCCCCCGCCGGATTTCTGGCTTACCGAGGAGGAGCGCAGGCAGAAATACAGAGAGGTCGATTTTGCCGGCGCCCTTGACGGCACCGCGAGATTTATCACTTTCGACGCTTGGCTTACTGTTCTTCTCACCGCTGCGGCACTCCCGCTGGGATTTCATATCGGCAGGACCGCAGGCTTTGCGCCCGATGCCGCCCTCCTCAAGATAGTGAGCCTCTGTGCCGGCACCGGGCAGGCCGCCCTCTATTCAGCCCTCTTCGTGGGACTCGCCTGGGCGTCGGTCTTCACCAGGGCTCCCTACGGCAAAGACGAGGAGAACGGAAATAACCGAAATATCTCCATAGCGGTCTATGCTCTGGCAGTCATGCTGTGCCTCTCCGGGGTAATCATGCTGTTAGTGAAGGGCTCCTTTCCATGGTTCCCCTTCTTTACCACCTCAGGGGCCCTTGTGCTCATGGGGAGGCTTTACCCTTTGAATCCTTTCGTCACCTTAAAGGAGCTTGCCGGCATACCGGCAAACCTTCGGAGGAAAAAAGACCTGAGAGAGCCCGAAAAACCCCTTCCTCCCCTTTCCCTTGAGCTGGGCAAAGGGAACCAGGCATGGTTTCGCAGGGATACCTTCATGAAGTGCCTCGAGCCTTATGCCAGGGAGCTCGAAACCGAGCTGGGGTCCACGATGCCTCCTGTCTCGTTCAGCGAGGGCAGGTTCGGGGAAAAGGAATACATCATCGCGGTTACCGACGGCAGGAAGCAGACTTTTGCGAGGGAGTTCTGGGAGGTCCTTCCCGGTCGCCTTCTCGCCACCGGCCGTGATTGTGATCTTGCCGGGCTTGAGGGAATTGAAGCCTGCGAGCCCTTATACTGCCGCCCGGCCCTCTGGATCGAGGAATCTGCGAGGGAAAAGGCGGAATCGCAGGGGTGCATCGTCATGGATCCCCATGCCGTGATAGCGCAGCACCTTGCAGGACTGATAAGAAAGTCCTTTTCCTTCCTTCTCACCCTGAAAGAAGTGGAAGCCCGGTTAAAAAGGCTGCGCAGAGAGAAATACCCCGTCGGAGACCTCATACCGCGAAGACTGACCAGAGAAAAGCTTCATTCCATTCTTCAGGACCTGCTGAGGGAAAGGCTCCCCATCGGAGACCTCAAGGCCGTGCTGGCGGCGATAAAAGGTGCCGCCTCAGAGGGCCATGACCTGCCGGAGCTCACCGAGGCGTTGAGGGCGGAGCTGGCAGGACAGCTCTGCCTGAAGAGAAGTGACAGTGACGGGGCGCTGAAGGTTATCACCCTTGCGAGCGAGCTTGAGAAAAAGCTCCTTCTCGCCTCCACGGACTTCGCCGGCGAAAAAAAGGATGAGCTCTTCCAGGGAGTCTCCATGGGCATAAAACTGGTATATCTCGAGTGGCTCTCGGCGGGAGCAGCCCCTCTCCTGCTGGTATCTCCGCCGGTCAGGTCGCTGGTAAGAAAAATCACGGCGCAGCCTCCTGCCGATCCGCCGCTTTTCTGCTGCGTCAACCCGATGAGGCTCACCATAGCAGCGAAAAAAGCAGATCCTTGGTGCCCTGACCTCACTGTCATCTCCTCAAGCGACGTGCCCCGCGATGTGAAGCTCTCTGTCATCGCCGATATGAACATTGAGGATCCTTCCTGA